A region of Hoplias malabaricus isolate fHopMal1 chromosome 12, fHopMal1.hap1, whole genome shotgun sequence DNA encodes the following proteins:
- the LOC136710622 gene encoding bromodomain adjacent to zinc finger domain protein 2B isoform X3 encodes MESGEKLASPTNPQPSIKSAAPPPASSPSSTSKTGQLFQMAGDSGFGMSAVSSAFPLVTHPAFSLYSTLSGRSHFGGLGTLGLPAALASHHQLGTFPDWWRASDAQLHGAAALFPPLLGLPPLFTPPNLSTDPSPGQAHTPSKSTQASVKGLNGTVNSNGRSASSGASSASSSPSPAITTSEQSKLPKSLNPQNHNQKPNPTLNPQNHSKTSKPSQHHLKTHKTDKPQNGSRNHKIKEGQIQEKSSHKKEKKLCKTMVEISSNSDSRSGCSSDSSSDTLSSLDSADLEEDDDEDEEDEDGNLSMASEDSDSEPEQRVKRKAKASETERVMDRFAAAAEFGFLDTQSSLLSSSFPKQPSSQPLPLSQASPLLFQNSRLRAEASKQTSVIQATGLVARSKPLPLISQPSQDQGASSMPQAPSPKPLCLTLSPKPPPLASSPKNLSFSSSPKPLSLSPKNRSASPAPKPLSLSISPKHSSLSSSPKPSILSPSHRPKNVASSPRPQSPKPHSILSESLKTASRSSSNRPPQHANDFAHLKKESFRIAFPLQLRDHQEANKPLKKSTQHHPNLLFPSTLLESPHPNGVIETAVQDAPLDLITKPRSQSSKTPEKPSQAAANPCFNAPINLTTGTRENVSGLISQNQAFTSHRLNSRAAQRKASRPVHRSGPHSHLLQSLVEVVRGTESDITSSKDSDDSEVDEDEAEDEDDKDSDESLTDSGSNLDSDSDDDDDEEEDEDNKDEEIDTDTENERTPVKLTKSTASLNDSSSSTITSSASLNLQIHNLPVMSVPTVVASSGTPVYPSTPSSLYSLPTPPGSRKRRRVTDERALRRPLEYGWQRETRIRIVCGRIQGEVAYYAPCGKKLKQYPDVMKYLARNGISDITRDHFSFSAKIRVGDFYEAREGQEGLQWCLLNEDEVFSRVLAMEGRRGRPKSLELQCSAEASGGDTVQSCHRKTKPHNLGEAEASSAADAKLLRKLEAQEIARQAAQIKLMRKLEKQALAKAAKEAKRQQALLAAEEKRKHKEQLKILKQQEKIRRIQQIRMEKELRAQQILEAKRKKKEEAANAKILEAEKRIKEKELRRQQAMILKHQELERHRLDMERERRRQHMLLMKAMEARKRAEERERLKQEKRDEKRLNKERKLELRRLELEMAKELNKPNEDLCLADQNALPELSRLPGLLLPGSCFADCLMVMQFLRCFGRVLGLDSSELPTLHMLQAGLLNLDPSAAQLQNLLVHLLSSAVCDPGLPPGHRAKTALGEHLSSVAINKENVSEILQIYMAAHCSDTELVPLMKSLKTKAFQAHSPSQKASMLAFLVNELACSKNVVTEIDKNIDYMTNLRREKWVIEGSLRKLRTIYAKRTGKRESSVGGEENHALGTPSSGCKRKRKTGESEDDEDEDDDSDDQGDEDDDEEEEGQKKGKKTDTFEEEDDGDQTASLEELERQIEKLTKQQTQIRRKLFESSHSLRSMMFGQDRYKRRYWVLPQCGGVFVEGMESGEGPEELQRERERLQNYQHIQVKEEPVEVSADKSHCATPEVKHEAPSLNPKLEKDSLNLFLQKPGSFSKLSKLLEVAKMSPESNSHTQVSLSSAAHLPTNTPTTLPNSVPSSNQDVKSEHSAPLLSPTYLGNLQQQLHNDQIYRALTEKNAHWFSLLPRSPCDNSSLAASHTPPHSSSPQTCSAKAQSPISSNSITTQPHSSLSLNNIHSSSNIRTQSSSCLSPSTSQHTTYSASPSINAAISNLSLAALQMKPGMHMLGLPFWPTGLTNINMAFGDMSVSSTLGGAYVDAEANTIRNLSQTPPVATCKTEPLELSSEKPPAASSPALETVQNQDLPSPHPIPEDMLTGWWKVSSSEELSRIANACHPRGIREKVLQKQIQKHIDYIAQVCAKNKDAAVIDAYELEESQVCEETVQGWCVEEHAMDLDIAVLQQVEELERKVTSASLQVKGWMPPEPQSEREDLVYYQHKTIGENDSEPMDKSETGFVRHANNPLDIAVARLSELERNIERRGEEDLAPGMKQWRKALSEVRSGAQLSLCLQQLQRSIAWERSIMKVYCQMCRKGDNEELLLLCDGCDKGCHTYCHKPQISTIPEGDWFCPACIAKASDPPHKSKKQTNHTNGGVKKPSEVKRNKKACEGSEDDTASTSASSTPIKVVKENKKRKTENLSTDAAKEENSTQIKKAKTARDNSKDVELCRLLLAELQSHEDAWPFMTPVNPKSVPGYRKVIKKPMDFSTIREKLSNSLYQNLETFIIDVNLVFDNCEKFNEDYSDIGRAGHNMRRFFQRRWTELLKQMI; translated from the exons GGCAGTTGTTCCAGATGGCAGGTGATTCAGGGTTTGGAATGTCAGCAGTTTCCAGTGCCTTCCCTTTGGTGACTCATCCTGCCTTTAGCCTGTACTCCACTCTTTCTGGACGCTCTCATTTTGGAGGTTTAGGGACACTGGGGCTTCCAGCAGCTCTTGCCTCACATCACCAGCTTGGAACCTTCCCGG ATTGGTGGCGAGCGTCAGATGCACAGCTTCATGGAGCAGCCGCACTCTTTCCTCCTCTCCTGGGCTTGCCCCCATTATTCACTCCACCTAATCTGAGCACAGACCCCAGCCCAGGGCAGGCTCACACACCCAGCAAGAGCACACAGGCCTCTGTTAAAG GTTTGAATGGCACAGTGAATAGCAATGGGAGGTCTGCTTCTTCAGGAGCAAGTTCTGCCTCCTCTTCACCATCACCAGCTATTACAACATCCGAACAGAGCAAGCTCCCCAAAAGCCTGAACCCACAAAACCACAATCAAAAACCCAACCCTACTCTGAACCCACAAAATCACAGCAAAACATCCAAACCCTCACAGCACCACCTCAAAACTCACAAAACCGACAAACCCCAAAATGGCAGTAGGAACCACAAGATCAAGGAAGGCCAGATCCAAGAGAAATCTAgccacaaaaaagaaaag AAACTCTGTAAGACAATGGTAGAAATTTCCAGTAACAGTGATAGCCGGTCGGGATGCAGCTCTGACAGCTCCAGCGACACACTCAGCAGCTTGGACTCAGCCGATCtggaggaagatgatgatgaggatgaagaagaTGAGGATGGAAATCTGAGCATGGCCAGTGAAGACTCAGACTCTGAGCCCGAGCAAAGAGTGAAGAGGAAGGCTAAG GCCTCAGAGACAGAACGAGTAATGGATAGATTTGCTGCAGCAGCAGAATTTGGATTTTTGGACACTCAGAGCAGCCTACTCTCTTCTTCTTTCCCCAAGCAGCCCTCCTCCCAACCACTGCCACTCTCTCAGGCCAGTCCCCTGCTCTTTCAGAACTCCAGGCTCAGAGCGGAGGCCAGTAAACAAACTAGCGTTATACAGGCTACGGGACTGGTGGCCAGGTCCAAGCCCCTTCCTCTCATCAGTCAACCCAGCCAAGACCAAGGCGCATCCTCTATGCCGCAAGCTCCTTCCCCAAAACCTCTGTGTCTTACTTTGTCCCCTAAACCTCCCCCTCTTGCCTCTTCTCCAAAGAACCTGTCGTTTTCATCTTCCCCCAAACCTCTTTCCCTTTCCCCAAAGAATCGCTCTGCCTCTCCAGCTCCAAAaccactttctctctccatctccccaAAGCATTcctctctttcctcctctcCCAAACCctccattctctctccctctcacagaCCCAAAAATGTGGCCTCCTCTCCCAGGCCCCAGTCTCCCAAACCCCACTCCATACTATCTGAAAGCCTGAAGACGGCAAGCAGAAGTTCCTCAAACAGGCCCCCACAGCATGCAAATGATTTTGCTCATCTGAAAAAG GAATCATTCAGAATTGCTTTCCCCCTACAACTGAGGGACCATCAGGAAGCGAATAAACCCCTAAAGAAAAGCACTCAGCATCACCCCAACCTGCTTTTCCCCTCCACTCTGCTGGAGAGCCCCCATCCTAATGGGGTCATTGAGACTGCTGTACAGGATGCCCCACTGGACCTCATCACCAAACCTCGCTCTCAAAGTTCAAAAACACCTGAAAAGCCTTCACAGGCAGCTGCCAATCCCTGTTTCAATGCCCCCATCAACTTGACCACTGGAACCAGAGAAAATGTCTCTGGACTCATCAGTCAAAACCAGGCTTTCACTTCACACAGACTGAACTCAAGAGCAGCACAGAGAAAGGCCTCCAGGCCTGTGCACAGGTCAGGACCACACAGCCACCTGCTCCAGTCTCTGGTGGAAGTTGTCAGAGGAACTGAGTCAGACATTACCAGCAGCAAAGACTCAGATGACTCTGAAGTGGATGAAGATGAGGCAGAGGATGAAGATGACAAGGATTCAGATGAAAGTCTAACAG ACTCTGGCAGTAATCTGGACAGTGACtctgatgacgatgatgatgaggaAGAAGACGAGGATAATAAAGATGAGGAAATAGATACTgatacagagaatgagagaacgCCAGTCAAACTCACTAAAAGCACAGCCTCCTTGAATGACAGCAGTTCCAGCACCATCACCAGCTCGGCCTCCCTCAATCTACAAATCCATAATCTTCCAGTTATGTCTGTGCCCACTGTTGTAGCCAGCTCTGGCACTCCAGTCTATCCCAGCACCCCATCCTCATTGTACAGTCTGCCCACACCTCCAG GCtcaagaaagagaaggagagtgaCAGATGAAAGGGCACTGCGTAGGCCACTTGAATATGG GTGGCAGAGAGAGACCCGCATCCGGATTGTCTGTGGGAGGATTCAAGGGGAAGTTGCCTACTATGCCCCCTGTGGCAAAAAGCTCAAGCAGTACCCAGATGTCATGAAG taTCTTGCAAGAAATGGAATAAGTGACATCACACGTGATCATTTTAGCTTCAGTGCTAAAATAAGGGTTGGGGACTTCTATGAAGCCAGAGAAGGACAAGAG GGCTTACAGTGGTGCTTGCTGAATGAGGATGAGGTATTTTCCCGTGTCCTAGCCATGGAGGGTCGGAGAGGCCGACCAAAGAGCCTGGAGCTCCAGTGTTCAGCTGAAGCCTCTGGTGGTGACACCGTCCAATCTTGCCACAGGAAAACAAAGCCCCATAACTTGGGGGAAGCCGAAGCTTCTAGTGCTGCAGATGCTAAACTACTGCGCAAGCTGGAAGCCCAGG aGATTGCACGGCAGGCTGCTCAGATAAAGCTGATGCGAAAACTGGAGAAGCAGGCACTTGCAAAAGCTGCTAAAGAAGCCAAGAGACAGCAAG CCTTGCTGGCAGCAGAGGAGAAGCGGAAACATAAGGAGCAGCTGAAAATATTAAAGCAGCAG GAGAAGATCAGGAGAATTCAACAGATCCGCATGGAGAAGGAGCTTCGAGCTCAGCAGATACTCGAG gcaaagaggaaaaagaaggaAGAGGCTGCTAATGCAAAAATATTGGAAGCTGAAAAACGAATAAAG GAGAAGGAACTGCGCAGACAGCAGGCCATGATTTTGAAGCATCAG GAGTTGGAGAGGCATAGACTAGATATG GAGCGGGAGAGACGAAGACAGCACATGCTGCTGATGAAAGCCATGGAGGCTCGGAAGAGAGCAGAG GAGAGAGAACGCCTGAAACAGGAAAAGAGAGATGAAAAACGTTTAAACAAAGAGCGCAAACTGGAGCTGAGGAGGCTGGAGCTGGAGATGGCTAAAGAGTTGAACAAGCCTAATGAAGACCTGTGTCTGGCAGATCAGAAT GCTCTGCCTGAACTGTCCCGTTTGCCAGGACTGCTGCTACCTGGTAGTTGTTTTGCAGACTGTCTAATGGTGATGCAGTTTCTACGCTGCTTTGGGAGGGTGCTGGGCTTGGACAGCTCTGAGCTCCCCACACTGCACATGCTGCAGGCTGGTCTTCTCAACTTGGACCCCAGTGCAGCTCAGCTGCAGAACCTGCTTGTGCACCTACTTTCTTCTGCAGTGTGTGACCCTGGCCTTCCCCCAGGACACAGA GCTAAAACTGCTCTTGGTGAGCACCTGTCCAGTGTAGCGATAAACAAAGAGAATGTGTCTGAGATCCTGCAGATCTACATGGCCGCtcactgcagtgatactgagctGGTTCCGCTAATGAAGAGCCTGAAGACCAAAGCCTTCCAGGCCCACAGTCCTTCTCAGAAAGCTTCCATGCTTGCATTCTTGGTCAATGAGCTGGCCTGTAGCAAGAATGTAGTCAC TGAAATTGACAAGAATATTGACTACATGACAAATCTACGGCGAGAAAAATGGGTCATTGAGGGCAGCCTTCGCAA gctgaGAACTATTTACGCTAAGCGGACAGGGAAGCGTGAAAGCAGCGTAGGTGGTGAGGAGAACCATGCTCTGGGGACCCCCAGCTCTGGTTGCAAGCGTAAAAGGAAGACAGGAGAAAGCgaggatgatgaggatgaggatgatgacAGTGATGACCAAggagatgaggatgatgatgaagaagaagagggacaaaagaaaggaaagaaaacagacacatttgaggaaGAG GATGATGGGGATCAAACAGCAAGTTTGGAGGAACTTGAGAGACAGATTGAAAAATTAACCAAG CAACAGACCCAAATACGGCGCAAACTTTTTGAGTCATCCCACTCGTTACGCTCCATGATGTTTGGACAGGACCGCTATAAGAGGCGCTACTGGGTTCTACCCCAGTGTGGAGGAGTGTTTGTTGAGGGCATGGAGAGCGGAGAGG GACCTGAGGagcttcagagagagagggaacggTTGCAGAATTATCAGCACATTCAGGTGAAAGAGGAACCCGTGGAGGTGTCTGCTGATAAATCACACTGTGCCACCCCAGAGGTGAAGCATGAGGCACCCTCTCTGAACCCAAAGCTGGAGAAAGACTCACTTAACCTGTTCCTGCAGAAGCCAGGCTCTTTTTCCAAGCTCAGCAAACTGTTGGAAGTGGCTAAAATGTCTCCTGAGTCCAACAGCCACACACAAGTCTCCTTGTCTTCTGCTGCCCACTTGCCTACTAACACTCCAACTACATTACCAAACAGTGTTCCTTCCTCAAACCAGGATGTTAAATCTGAACACTCTGCTCCCCTCCTAAGCCCCACCTACCTTGGAAACCTGCAACAGCAGCTCCACAATGACCAAATCTACAGAGCTCTGACAGAGAAAAATGCCCACTGGTTCAGCCTCCTGCCACGCTCCCCTTGTGATAACTCATCTCTGGCAGCCAGTCACACCCCTCCGCACTCATCATCACCTCAGACTTGCAGTGCCAAAGCACAGTCTCCTATCAGCAGCAACAGCATCACAACCCaacctcactcctctctctctttaaacaATATCCACTCCTCCTCCAACATCAGGACCCAGTCTTCTTCCTGTCTCTCCCCCAGCACCAGCCAGCACACCACCTACTCTGCCAGTCCCTCCATCAATGCAGCAATCAGTAATTTATCATTAGCTGCACTGCAG ATGAAGCCTGGTATGCACATGTTGGGCTTGCCGTTCTGGCCCACAGGACTGACCAATATAAATATGGCATTTGGAGATATGTCTGTGTCGTCCACATTGGGAGGAGCCTATGTTGATGCAGAAGCCAATACAATTAGAAATCTCTCCCAGACGCCTCCTGTGGCTACATGTAAGACCGAGCCTCTGGAGCTGTCCAGCGAGAAGCCTCCTGCAGCCTCTTCTCCTGCTCTGGAAACggtccagaaccaggacctccCTTCCCCACACCCCATTCCTGAAG ACATGCTGACTGGTTGGTGGAAGGTGTCTAGCTCTGAGGAACTGAGCAGAATAGCGAATGCATGCCACCCTCGTGGAATCAGAGAGAAGGTCCTGCAGAAACAAATCCAGAAGCACATAGACTACATCGCACAAGTCTGTGCCAAGAACAAAGATG ctgCTGTGATTGATGCATATGAGCTGGAAGAGAGCCAGGTGTGTGAGGAGACAGTGCAGGGCTGGTGTGTAGAGGAGCACGCCATGGATCTAGACATTGCTGTGCTGCAGCAGGTGGAGGAACTTGAGCGGAAAGTGACCTCGGCTAGCCTGCAGGTCAAG GGATGGATGCCCCCAGAACCGCAGTCTGAGAGAGAAGACCTGGTCTATTATCAGCACAAGACCATTGGTGAGAATGACAGCGAGCCAATGGACAAATCGGAAACAGGCTTTGTGCGGCACGCTAATAACCCGCTGGACATAGCAGTGGCACGTCTGTCTGAGCTGGAGCGGAACATCGAGAGAAG AGGTGAGGAGGACCTGGCTCCAGGGATGAAGCAGTGGCGCAAAGCACTGAGTGAAGTGCGCAGTGGTGCCCAGCTTTCACTCTGTTTGCAGCAGCTGCAGCGCTCCATTGCATGGGAAAGATCTATCATGAAAGTG tACTGCCAGATGTGCCGGAAGGGGGACAATGAGGAGCTGCTTCTGCTGTGTGATGGCTGTGATAAAGGATGCCACACATACTGCCATAAACCCCAGATCAGCACCATCCCTGAAGGAGACTGGTTCTGCCCTGCTTGCATAGCCAAG GCAAGTGATCCACCCCATAAAAGTAAGAAACAGACCAACCACACTAATGGAGGGGTAAAGAAACCGTCTGAAGTCAAACGCAACAAAAAAGCATGCGAAGGCTCAGAAGATGACACGGCTAGCACCAGTGCCAGCAGCACGCCCATCAAAGTagtaaaggaaaataaaaagagaaaaactgagAACCTGTCCACCGATGCTGCCAAGGAAGAGAACTCGACACAGATAAAAAAGGCCAAAACAGCCAGAGACAACAGTAAAGATGTGGAGCTCTGCAG GTTGCTGTTGGCAGAGCTGCAGTCTCATGAGGATGCCTGGCCTTTTATGACACCTGTCAATCCTAAATCAGTCCCTGGATACCGCAAAGTCATTAAGAAACCTATGGACTTCTCCACCATCCGTGAAAAACTCTCCAACAGCCT GTACCAGAATCTGGAGACATTCATCATTGATGTTAACTTGGTGTTTGATAACTGTGAAAAGTTTAACGAGGATTATTCTGACATTGGTCGTGCAGGACACAATATGAGGAGATTTTTTCAGCGAAGATGGACTGaacttttaaaacaaatgatttAG